A single genomic interval of Bradyrhizobium japonicum USDA 6 harbors:
- a CDS encoding TetR/AcrR family transcriptional regulator codes for MARKPPTKPRKNASQERSRATVDALVEATARILVREGFEKTSTNRIAEIAGVSVGSLYQYFPSKEALVVAVIDRHNDEIMKIVRAAFVEVADMPIERAVRRLVTVAIEAHHIDPDLHRVLAEQIPRSGRLAEVEAFNHEVHGLVRTYLENHRKEMRKIDPGLAAFMCVSAIEAVAHNTVLNPAEMLSEKMVRTLVDETTRMVAGYLR; via the coding sequence GTGGCCCGCAAACCGCCGACAAAACCCCGGAAAAATGCCTCGCAGGAGCGATCCCGCGCCACCGTCGACGCGTTGGTCGAGGCAACCGCTCGCATTCTGGTCCGCGAAGGTTTTGAGAAGACCAGCACCAACCGCATCGCCGAAATCGCCGGCGTCAGCGTCGGCTCGCTCTACCAGTATTTTCCCAGCAAGGAGGCGCTGGTTGTCGCTGTCATCGATCGCCACAACGACGAGATCATGAAAATCGTTCGCGCCGCGTTCGTCGAGGTCGCTGACATGCCGATCGAAAGGGCCGTGCGCCGCCTCGTCACCGTCGCGATCGAGGCCCATCACATCGACCCGGACCTGCACCGCGTCCTCGCCGAGCAGATTCCACGCTCCGGCCGGCTCGCCGAGGTCGAAGCCTTCAATCACGAGGTCCACGGCCTCGTCCGCACCTATCTCGAAAACCACCGCAAGGAGATGCGCAAGATCGATCCAGGACTGGCAGCCTTCATGTGCGTCAGCGCGATCGAGGCAGTCGCGCACAACACGGTGCTGAACCCGGCCGAGATGCTGTCGGAGAAGATGGTGCGGACGCTGGTGGACGAGACGACGCGGATGGTGGCGGGATATTTGAGGTAG